Proteins encoded in a region of the Haloarchaeobius salinus genome:
- a CDS encoding DUF7555 family protein, whose translation MSDRPPEVVGAIRLGRKTLDALAYAVLLAAAVAGASAFFELSGEGTLFRTKYVLFWVGFALLAYASFQLRPDSPSKMESKGEFVTSGDDRQKKASGSVGARSSTRLERLAAWLPPMRWVDVNENDRFSTHTKQFLAAVLMLATSIAMEFVFGITSPGTV comes from the coding sequence ATGAGCGACCGACCCCCGGAGGTGGTCGGAGCGATCCGACTCGGTCGGAAGACGCTGGACGCCCTGGCGTACGCGGTCCTGCTGGCCGCCGCAGTCGCGGGTGCGTCGGCGTTCTTCGAGCTCTCGGGGGAGGGGACGCTGTTCCGGACGAAGTACGTGCTGTTCTGGGTCGGGTTCGCGCTGCTCGCGTACGCGTCGTTCCAGTTGCGCCCGGACTCGCCGTCGAAGATGGAGTCGAAGGGGGAGTTCGTCACCAGCGGCGACGACAGGCAGAAGAAGGCGTCGGGCTCGGTGGGCGCGCGGTCGTCGACCCGGCTCGAGCGCCTCGCGGCCTGGCTCCCACCGATGCGGTGGGTCGACGTGAACGAGAACGACCGGTTCTCGACGCACACCAAGCAGTTCCTGGCGGCCGTCCTGATGCTCGCGACCTCCATCGCGATGGAGTTCGTCTTCGGCATCACCTCTCCCGGGACGGTCTGA
- a CDS encoding YkgJ family cysteine cluster protein — MEVDCEGCAGCCVDWRPLTDHSSDHERRGPHEPLDDVYNLVPLTRTELRRFCDAGYGDALVPRLWTVPPSVDDAVVVDGHRLAALGGQPAFFVGLRKTPKPVAPVGTDDERWLRSCVFLDPTTLQCRIHDDELYPSECADYPGHNLLLERETECERVEAGFGGDRLLDDEPPESVGGLLLGPQALGEKVFLHPEPDDLTGVVSRAAAGTLTRADRAGFVGWAAASAPGTTEHSERHHEQYRDAVLSADSWVTSAHEAWTACASGEGETAPDAEVAGRVEDEAGAPGTPGWDAVE, encoded by the coding sequence ATGGAGGTCGACTGCGAGGGCTGTGCCGGCTGCTGTGTGGACTGGCGACCCCTCACGGACCACTCGAGCGACCACGAGCGCCGCGGCCCGCACGAGCCGCTCGACGACGTCTACAACCTCGTGCCGCTGACCCGGACGGAGCTGCGGCGCTTCTGCGACGCCGGCTACGGCGACGCACTCGTCCCCCGGCTCTGGACGGTGCCGCCGTCGGTGGACGACGCGGTCGTCGTCGACGGCCACCGGCTCGCCGCCCTCGGTGGACAGCCGGCGTTCTTCGTCGGCCTGCGGAAGACCCCGAAGCCGGTCGCACCCGTCGGGACCGACGACGAGCGGTGGCTCCGGAGCTGCGTGTTCCTCGACCCGACGACGCTCCAGTGTCGCATCCACGACGACGAGCTCTACCCGTCGGAGTGTGCCGACTATCCGGGGCACAACCTCCTCCTGGAGCGCGAGACGGAGTGCGAACGCGTCGAGGCCGGGTTCGGTGGCGACCGGCTGCTCGACGACGAGCCACCCGAGTCCGTCGGGGGCCTGCTGCTCGGCCCGCAGGCGCTCGGCGAGAAGGTGTTCCTCCACCCGGAACCGGACGACCTGACCGGTGTCGTGAGCCGGGCCGCCGCGGGGACGCTCACCCGCGCGGACCGCGCCGGGTTCGTCGGCTGGGCGGCCGCGTCGGCCCCGGGGACGACCGAACACAGCGAGCGCCACCACGAGCAGTACCGCGACGCCGTGCTGTCCGCCGACTCCTGGGTCACGAGCGCGCACGAGGCCTGGACCGCCTGCGCGTCCGGCGAGGGCGAGACGGCACCCGACGCCGAGGTCGCCGGGCGCGTCGAGGACGAGGCCGGCGCGCCGGGGACGCCCGGCTGGGACGCGGTGGAGTGA
- a CDS encoding MaoC family dehydratase, which yields MEYFEDIEVGDTREYGSYTVEAAEIMEFAGQYDPQPFHTDEEAAAESFFGGLVASGWHTSAITMRLLVTGIFPDTSAMGAVGVDELRWPNPVRPGDELHVETEVLQTEADYRPGVGLVRSRVETFDADGELKQHFVSRALYGQR from the coding sequence ATGGAGTACTTCGAAGATATCGAGGTCGGCGACACCCGGGAGTACGGCAGCTACACCGTCGAGGCGGCGGAGATCATGGAGTTCGCCGGGCAGTACGACCCGCAACCGTTCCACACCGACGAGGAGGCCGCCGCGGAGAGCTTCTTCGGCGGGCTGGTCGCGAGCGGTTGGCACACCAGCGCCATCACGATGCGCCTGCTCGTCACGGGCATCTTCCCCGACACCTCGGCGATGGGCGCGGTCGGGGTCGACGAGTTGCGCTGGCCGAACCCGGTGCGGCCGGGCGACGAGCTCCACGTCGAGACGGAGGTGCTGCAGACGGAGGCGGACTACCGGCCCGGTGTCGGCCTCGTCCGGAGCCGCGTGGAGACGTTCGATGCCGACGGCGAACTGAAACAGCACTTCGTGAGTCGGGCGCTGTACGGGCAGCGCTGA
- a CDS encoding aminopeptidase, with protein MDPRVREHARIVAEHSAALQAGDNVVIDAHPVAEDLVAALFETCADVGANPLAISQRTGTRFRRAYLRNHDGGFELPSHEMALFEEMDVYIAIRGDANVTETADVEPTTTREYETARKPLLDERLSKRWVLTQYPAGANAQLAEMSTEGYENFVWDAVNKDWDEQGEFQAQMVEILDPADEVRIVSGDTTDVTMSIAGNTTINDTGKHNLPGGEVFTAPVPDSVEGEVLFDKPLYHQGREVTGVHLTFADGEVVEHSAEKNEEILTEVLNADEGARRLGELGIGMNRDIDRFTYNMLFDEKMGDTVHMAVGRAYEANVGEGNEQNESAVHVDMIVDMSEDSVIEVDGEVVQRDGTFRFEDGF; from the coding sequence ATGGACCCACGAGTTCGCGAGCACGCACGCATCGTCGCCGAGCACTCCGCCGCCCTCCAGGCCGGCGACAACGTGGTCATCGACGCCCATCCCGTCGCCGAGGACCTCGTCGCGGCGCTGTTCGAGACGTGTGCTGACGTCGGCGCGAACCCGCTGGCGATCAGCCAGCGAACGGGGACACGCTTCCGACGTGCCTACCTGCGCAACCACGACGGCGGGTTCGAGCTGCCGAGCCACGAGATGGCGCTGTTCGAGGAGATGGACGTCTACATCGCCATCCGCGGCGACGCGAACGTGACCGAGACCGCCGACGTGGAGCCGACGACGACCCGCGAGTACGAGACGGCGCGCAAGCCGCTGCTCGACGAGCGGCTCTCGAAGCGGTGGGTACTGACGCAGTATCCGGCGGGCGCGAACGCCCAGCTCGCGGAGATGAGCACCGAGGGCTACGAGAACTTCGTCTGGGACGCCGTCAACAAGGACTGGGACGAGCAGGGCGAGTTCCAGGCACAGATGGTCGAGATCCTCGACCCGGCCGACGAGGTCCGCATCGTGAGCGGCGACACGACGGACGTGACGATGTCCATCGCGGGCAACACGACCATCAACGACACGGGCAAGCACAACCTGCCCGGCGGCGAGGTGTTCACCGCGCCCGTCCCCGACAGCGTCGAGGGCGAGGTGCTGTTCGACAAGCCGCTCTACCACCAGGGTCGCGAGGTCACGGGCGTCCACCTCACCTTCGCGGACGGCGAGGTCGTCGAGCACAGCGCCGAGAAGAACGAGGAGATCCTGACGGAGGTGCTGAACGCCGACGAGGGTGCGCGCAGACTCGGCGAGCTCGGTATCGGCATGAACCGCGACATCGACCGGTTCACCTACAACATGCTGTTCGACGAGAAGATGGGCGACACCGTCCACATGGCGGTCGGCCGCGCCTACGAGGCGAACGTCGGCGAGGGCAACGAGCAGAACGAGTCCGCCGTCCACGTCGACATGATCGTCGACATGAGCGAGGACAGCGTCATCGAGGTCGACGGCGAGGTCGTCCAGCGCGACGGGACGTTCAGGTTCGAGGACGGGTTCTGA
- a CDS encoding YncE family protein — MTDVTTIATGIDAAIGCDYRRTERALYFVEYGGSIARYDLVRDAVGTVSTGTDTIMGTYQYDLDTGQQGAAGDDDVWWEIITDGERKLVSLEDAAIAYLGDVDYDGISSAEVQDLDYDRTRDLSGSDDDNELFEGAVFAVRTNDGNYAKVEVLDHGDDLQVRYHTYELQDAYQELGTGYNRPEDIVLGSDGGHAYVTERGGDVLRVDLDDADRSQATVLASGLTSPHQLALDDDHNQAYVVEFDDAGRLLRIDLTSGAVDERYSGLHGAVGLLVDAERQFAYVTEQRGGGANGVLTRIDLATGANEELVEDLTAPFMLSWGSPTEDRVVFTERDPENAVSVVDLTTLDVDTLVDDVPFRPSSVALVSEDDLLVCSDEVLAAVDLAADLYPADAPLFMGIGHVPVTDISPDGYATTQGPGYPLQTDNAPFGGRLPIMLNHERAYHDEGARYYRLLVDGDEPRQSWRQLKWTTSTNRFEPAAVSASSGGYYPVHEPGEIWYNSRLGYKLGTGWLTNGEHTITVKFYSDRDRSTLVDQEHVDVRIDNQHPRAEIGTIYHELPSGAPTPEEEIGACGIVDGGTDEFQVAVTAHDPEGHLRSWSLRTLWGDNESAHVASDSYDNHDSSISWAGIQDSREPPGWWSVYALESESARQCAHTFYLDVWGRTVNGYHHVHHSRYHKSITMLLPDPSP, encoded by the coding sequence ATGACAGACGTAACGACAATCGCGACGGGAATCGACGCCGCCATCGGCTGTGACTACCGACGGACCGAACGCGCACTGTACTTCGTCGAGTACGGCGGCAGCATCGCACGCTACGACCTCGTCAGGGACGCGGTCGGCACGGTCTCCACCGGGACGGACACCATCATGGGGACCTACCAGTACGACCTCGACACCGGCCAGCAGGGGGCGGCCGGCGACGACGACGTGTGGTGGGAGATCATCACAGACGGCGAGCGCAAACTCGTCTCGCTGGAGGACGCCGCCATCGCGTACCTCGGGGACGTCGACTACGACGGCATCTCGTCGGCCGAGGTGCAGGACCTCGACTACGACCGGACGCGGGACCTGAGCGGCAGCGACGACGACAACGAGCTGTTCGAGGGCGCGGTGTTCGCGGTCCGGACCAACGACGGCAACTACGCGAAGGTCGAGGTGCTCGACCACGGCGACGACCTGCAGGTCCGGTACCACACGTACGAGCTGCAGGACGCGTATCAGGAGCTCGGGACGGGCTACAACCGCCCGGAGGATATCGTACTCGGCAGCGACGGCGGTCACGCGTACGTCACCGAGCGTGGCGGCGACGTCCTCCGTGTCGATCTGGACGACGCCGACCGGAGCCAGGCGACCGTACTCGCGAGCGGGCTCACGAGCCCCCACCAGCTCGCGCTCGACGACGACCACAACCAGGCCTACGTCGTGGAGTTCGACGATGCTGGCCGGCTGCTCCGGATCGACCTCACCTCCGGTGCCGTCGACGAACGCTACAGCGGACTCCACGGTGCCGTCGGGCTCCTCGTCGATGCGGAGCGACAGTTCGCCTACGTCACCGAACAGCGCGGCGGCGGCGCGAACGGCGTCCTCACCCGCATCGACCTCGCGACCGGCGCGAACGAGGAGCTGGTCGAGGATCTGACCGCCCCGTTCATGCTCTCGTGGGGGAGCCCGACCGAGGACCGCGTCGTGTTCACCGAGCGCGACCCCGAGAACGCCGTCTCGGTGGTCGACCTCACGACGCTCGACGTGGACACGCTCGTCGACGACGTGCCGTTCCGGCCGTCGAGCGTCGCGCTCGTCAGCGAGGACGACCTCCTCGTCTGCAGCGACGAGGTGCTCGCGGCCGTCGACCTCGCTGCCGACCTCTACCCGGCTGACGCGCCGCTGTTCATGGGCATCGGCCACGTTCCCGTCACCGATATCTCGCCGGACGGCTACGCCACCACCCAGGGCCCGGGCTACCCGCTCCAGACGGATAACGCACCGTTCGGCGGCCGGCTCCCGATCATGCTCAACCACGAGCGGGCCTACCACGACGAGGGGGCGCGCTACTACCGCCTCCTCGTCGACGGGGACGAGCCACGTCAGAGCTGGCGGCAGCTCAAGTGGACGACCAGCACGAACCGCTTCGAGCCGGCGGCCGTCTCCGCGTCCAGCGGCGGCTACTACCCGGTGCACGAGCCCGGCGAGATATGGTACAACAGCCGGCTGGGCTACAAGCTCGGGACCGGCTGGCTCACCAACGGCGAACACACCATCACGGTGAAGTTCTACAGCGACCGGGACCGCAGCACCCTCGTCGACCAGGAGCACGTCGATGTGCGCATCGACAACCAGCACCCCCGCGCCGAGATCGGGACCATCTACCACGAGCTCCCGTCCGGCGCTCCCACCCCGGAGGAGGAGATCGGGGCCTGCGGCATCGTCGACGGCGGAACCGACGAGTTCCAGGTGGCGGTCACCGCCCACGACCCGGAAGGCCACCTTCGGAGCTGGTCCCTGCGGACGCTCTGGGGCGACAACGAGAGCGCCCACGTCGCGAGCGACAGCTACGACAACCACGACTCCTCGATCAGCTGGGCCGGCATCCAGGACAGCCGCGAACCGCCGGGCTGGTGGTCGGTGTACGCCCTCGAGTCCGAGTCGGCGCGCCAGTGCGCCCACACGTTCTACCTCGACGTCTGGGGACGGACGGTGAACGGCTACCATCACGTCCACCACTCGCGCTACCACAAGTCCATCACGATGCTGCTGCCCGACCCGAGTCCCTGA
- a CDS encoding ABC transporter ATP-binding protein, which produces MSKQAMSESQSTVQAEPMIQVRNLKTYYPGGGLIADEPVKAVDGVSFDIKKGETLGLVGESGCGKSTLGRTLVQLEDATAGTSRFQKPDVVEEMANTYGRRTVDLREVYADNEPTELVTKLFADGVEPKAVAPDRGWEDVSADEIDAAEFVQQTGLDVSDVIDQGFGPKLGLFGEKDFVFVEEGRIENGVYDVDRGYIDVTTAPPRALKRLRGRQLGIVFQDPESSLNDRMTVGEIVREPLDVHNWGTPRERRERVRELLETVGLRPEHYYRYPHQFSGGQRQRVGIARSLALEPDFLVLDEPVSALDVSVQAKILNLLEDLQEEFGLTYLFIAHDLSVVRHICDRVAVMYLGNLMEIGPTDGLFENPGNPYTHSLLSAIPEPDPSASKDRITLRGTPPSPRDPPIGCPFSTRCPVKIRPDEYQHIDDDIWQRVEVFREVIRERTRADRSLTDHARELLGRSTRFSDVTEITDELFGDVDVPSEVAEHVREAASFVEKGHDNKARKYLFDQFGSICDTDRPKHYTVSDDGRTSFCHRHVDRYEDPAPEFEKLKQKR; this is translated from the coding sequence ATGAGCAAGCAAGCGATGTCCGAGTCGCAGTCGACGGTCCAGGCAGAGCCGATGATCCAGGTGCGGAACCTGAAGACGTACTACCCCGGTGGCGGGCTCATCGCCGACGAGCCGGTGAAGGCGGTCGACGGCGTGAGCTTCGACATCAAGAAGGGCGAGACGCTCGGTCTCGTCGGCGAGTCCGGCTGTGGCAAGTCGACGCTCGGGCGCACGCTCGTCCAGCTCGAGGACGCGACCGCCGGGACGAGCCGATTCCAGAAGCCCGACGTCGTCGAGGAGATGGCCAACACCTACGGGCGTCGAACGGTCGACCTCCGCGAGGTGTACGCCGACAACGAACCGACGGAGCTGGTGACGAAGCTGTTCGCCGACGGCGTCGAGCCGAAGGCGGTCGCGCCCGACCGCGGCTGGGAGGACGTCAGCGCGGACGAAATCGACGCCGCGGAGTTCGTCCAGCAGACCGGTCTGGACGTCTCGGACGTCATCGACCAGGGCTTCGGCCCGAAGCTCGGCCTGTTCGGCGAGAAGGACTTCGTCTTCGTCGAGGAGGGCCGCATCGAGAACGGCGTCTACGACGTCGACCGCGGCTACATCGACGTGACCACTGCACCGCCGCGCGCGCTGAAGCGGCTGCGCGGCCGCCAGCTCGGTATCGTCTTCCAGGACCCCGAGTCGAGCCTCAACGACCGGATGACGGTCGGCGAGATCGTCCGCGAGCCGCTCGACGTCCACAACTGGGGGACACCCCGGGAGCGCCGCGAGCGCGTCCGCGAACTGCTGGAGACCGTCGGGCTCCGCCCGGAGCACTACTACCGCTACCCGCACCAGTTCTCCGGCGGGCAGCGCCAGCGCGTGGGTATCGCCCGCTCGCTCGCGCTCGAACCGGACTTCCTGGTGCTCGACGAGCCGGTGTCGGCGCTCGACGTCTCCGTGCAGGCGAAGATCCTGAACCTGCTGGAGGACCTCCAGGAGGAGTTCGGGCTCACGTACCTGTTCATCGCGCACGACCTGAGCGTCGTCCGGCACATCTGTGACCGGGTCGCGGTGATGTACCTCGGCAACCTGATGGAGATCGGCCCGACGGACGGGCTGTTCGAGAACCCCGGGAATCCGTACACACACTCGCTGCTGTCGGCGATCCCGGAGCCGGACCCGTCCGCGTCGAAGGACCGGATCACCCTGCGCGGGACGCCGCCGAGCCCGCGCGACCCGCCCATCGGCTGTCCGTTCAGCACGCGCTGTCCGGTGAAGATCCGTCCCGACGAGTACCAGCACATCGACGACGACATCTGGCAGCGCGTCGAGGTCTTCCGGGAGGTCATCCGCGAGCGGACCCGTGCGGACCGGTCGCTCACTGACCACGCCCGGGAGCTGCTCGGTCGGTCGACGCGCTTCTCCGACGTGACGGAGATTACGGACGAGCTGTTCGGCGACGTGGACGTCCCCTCGGAGGTCGCAGAGCACGTCCGCGAGGCGGCGAGCTTCGTGGAGAAGGGCCACGACAACAAGGCCCGGAAGTACCTGTTCGACCAGTTCGGCAGCATCTGCGACACCGACCGGCCGAAGCACTACACGGTCAGCGACGACGGTCGGACGAGCTTCTGTCACCGACACGTCGACCGGTACGAGGACCCCGCGCCGGAGTTCGAGAAGCTCAAACAGAAGCGATGA
- a CDS encoding DUF7561 family protein: protein MSTDPCDGCGSPVKIRGGIGDFWSFGRGGSDNEGMLLTFDSDGSEHLLCYDCIEKLPDEPTAADVESL, encoded by the coding sequence GTGAGCACGGACCCCTGCGACGGCTGCGGTAGCCCGGTGAAGATACGCGGCGGCATCGGCGACTTCTGGTCGTTCGGCCGCGGCGGAAGCGACAACGAGGGGATGCTGTTGACGTTCGACAGCGACGGCTCCGAGCACCTGCTCTGCTACGACTGCATCGAGAAACTCCCGGACGAGCCGACCGCGGCCGACGTCGAGTCCCTGTAG
- a CDS encoding AAA family ATPase: MTVIGTVGLPGSGKGEAANVAREHDIPVVTMGDVIRQECRDRGLDPAEHHGRIAQALREENGPDAIAQRSLPMIRDHLADHDTVLVDGLRSGVELDTFEAAFGDDFVLVSIEAPFEIRKDRLAERGRDRTDEDGESLRERDERERGFGMDDAMDRADLVIDNTDTLAAFREQVEALLAEGPEAVSGVQR, encoded by the coding sequence ATGACCGTCATCGGAACAGTCGGCCTGCCCGGGAGCGGCAAGGGCGAGGCGGCGAACGTCGCCCGCGAGCACGACATCCCCGTCGTGACGATGGGCGACGTCATCCGACAGGAGTGTCGCGACCGCGGGCTCGACCCGGCCGAACACCACGGCCGCATCGCACAGGCGCTGCGCGAGGAGAACGGCCCCGACGCCATCGCCCAGCGGTCGCTGCCCATGATCCGCGACCACCTCGCGGACCACGACACCGTGCTCGTCGACGGCCTGCGTTCGGGCGTCGAACTCGACACGTTCGAGGCCGCGTTCGGTGACGACTTCGTGCTCGTGAGCATCGAGGCTCCGTTCGAGATCCGCAAGGACCGGCTGGCCGAGCGCGGCCGCGATAGAACGGACGAGGACGGCGAGAGCCTGCGCGAGCGCGACGAACGCGAGCGCGGCTTCGGGATGGACGACGCGATGGACCGGGCCGACCTCGTCATCGACAACACGGACACGCTGGCGGCGTTCCGCGAGCAGGTCGAGGCGCTGCTCGCCGAAGGTCCCGAGGCCGTCTCGGGGGTGCAGCGATGA
- a CDS encoding DUF7529 family protein encodes MPDVPDSEHDDEYVDRITNNAEVLKSAWQGALEDMEALADEREDEGWETVTMMAGSTGTQHREAGDDDRFGLVFVVPKNHGEEFTEVFGDKEFPEYEVFRREVDGNVFLVVEYRDPETETAVFVAAQYELRHAPGMVHDAEDAGEFYTYVQKLDGTILGVFKHDSHEKFVPYAERIDDWKPEL; translated from the coding sequence ATGCCGGACGTCCCCGACAGTGAACACGACGACGAGTACGTCGACCGAATCACGAACAACGCCGAGGTCCTCAAGTCAGCCTGGCAGGGCGCACTCGAGGACATGGAGGCGCTGGCGGACGAGCGCGAGGACGAGGGCTGGGAGACGGTCACGATGATGGCCGGCAGCACCGGGACCCAGCACCGCGAGGCGGGCGACGACGACCGCTTCGGGCTGGTGTTCGTGGTCCCCAAGAACCACGGCGAGGAGTTCACCGAGGTGTTCGGCGACAAGGAGTTCCCCGAGTACGAGGTGTTCCGTCGCGAGGTCGACGGGAACGTGTTCCTCGTCGTGGAGTACCGCGACCCGGAGACGGAGACGGCGGTGTTCGTCGCCGCGCAGTACGAGCTGCGCCACGCCCCCGGCATGGTCCACGACGCCGAGGACGCGGGCGAGTTCTACACGTACGTCCAGAAGCTCGACGGGACCATCCTGGGCGTGTTCAAGCACGACTCCCACGAGAAGTTCGTCCCGTACGCCGAGCGCATCGACGACTGGAAGCCCGAGCTCTGA
- a CDS encoding YccF domain-containing protein, with product MARSLLVRAVWFLLVGWWLTFVAINVAWLLNVTILGIPLGVAIINRVPTLLTLKERRQPIDPDAGRSQHSLLVRAVYFLLVGWWLSLLWANVAWVFAASIVGLPVAIVMFNYLPYLTSLYRFDG from the coding sequence ATGGCCCGTTCCCTCCTCGTCCGTGCGGTGTGGTTCCTCCTCGTCGGCTGGTGGCTCACGTTCGTCGCCATCAACGTCGCGTGGCTCCTGAACGTCACCATCCTCGGCATCCCGCTCGGGGTCGCCATCATCAACCGCGTGCCGACGCTGCTGACGCTGAAGGAGCGCCGCCAGCCGATCGACCCCGACGCAGGTCGGAGCCAGCACTCGCTGCTCGTCCGGGCGGTGTACTTCCTCCTCGTCGGCTGGTGGCTCAGCCTGCTCTGGGCGAACGTCGCCTGGGTCTTCGCGGCCTCCATCGTCGGCCTCCCCGTCGCCATCGTGATGTTCAACTACCTGCCGTACCTGACCTCCCTCTACCGGTTCGACGGCTGA
- a CDS encoding RNA-binding domain-containing protein: protein MIYSVDVQITAPVTDTEVTDRVADAIRNIFPEATVEEQPGELLATTHQVDHFSELLHERAILDTARGQFFEHRDGNVVEFDLKKQAAFQGVVNFSVGNPDELGDIHVRMRVNEPSVEAFVDHVAPPTEDGRPVEPRDES from the coding sequence ATGATCTACAGCGTCGACGTGCAGATCACCGCGCCGGTGACGGACACGGAGGTCACGGACCGGGTCGCGGACGCCATCCGGAACATCTTCCCCGAGGCCACGGTCGAGGAACAGCCCGGCGAGCTGCTCGCGACGACCCACCAGGTCGACCACTTCTCGGAGCTGCTGCACGAGCGGGCCATCCTCGATACGGCCCGCGGCCAGTTCTTCGAGCACCGCGACGGGAACGTCGTGGAGTTCGACCTGAAGAAGCAGGCGGCGTTCCAGGGTGTCGTGAACTTCTCGGTGGGCAACCCCGACGAGCTGGGCGACATCCACGTCCGGATGCGGGTGAACGAGCCGTCCGTCGAGGCGTTCGTCGACCACGTCGCGCCGCCGACCGAGGATGGCAGGCCGGTCGAGCCGCGCGACGAGAGCTGA
- a CDS encoding histidine kinase N-terminal 7TM domain-containing protein, giving the protein MVDAAPLLPGLMLLSAAASATIAAYLLVWLRQDRPAPGIRSFLLVATAAGVWCLGVALVLWEPTLAGMAAFSAISWLGMTALAVAWPAFVLEYTRSVDVFRPRILGALSVVPGATLVGLFVWPDLLVAGVHVDSVGSLSTLDGTPGPLLVVFVLYTYVVNTGALVLLAQHYREAGDQVRPQTGALLVAGALPFTASIASLLGVTPFQPVDLTPFVFAVTNVLVLLALFRYELFRLVPVARTTLVEELTDGVLVVAPGGGIIDANLAAETLLGIDGLAGSHIDDVPYDLGLDDVDATDRPTFTTDGGSRHVEVDVSTIRTPNEGASGSLVVLHDVTEQREREALLEETNERLEEFASVVSHDLRNPLAISQGYVELLQDRHDDPELEEIADANDRMQEIIDDTLSLARMETNSLDEEWVPLREAATDAWHVVDTGGARLAIEADGSVYADPGRLQTLFENCFRNSVEHGATSGRTTSDDPHEHGAPGDTTELSVSVGTLADGFYVADDGVGIPESIRDDIFETGVSADEDGTGFGLAIVERVASDHGWTVELGDASEGARFDVRGVDVREREN; this is encoded by the coding sequence ATGGTCGATGCCGCACCGCTGCTTCCGGGGCTGATGCTGCTGTCCGCGGCGGCGAGTGCGACCATCGCTGCGTACCTGCTGGTCTGGCTCCGTCAGGACAGGCCGGCACCTGGGATCCGATCGTTCCTCCTGGTCGCGACCGCCGCTGGCGTCTGGTGTCTCGGTGTGGCCCTGGTGCTCTGGGAACCGACGCTCGCGGGGATGGCGGCGTTCTCGGCGATCTCCTGGCTCGGGATGACCGCCCTCGCAGTCGCATGGCCGGCGTTCGTACTGGAGTACACCCGGTCGGTCGATGTGTTCCGTCCCCGGATACTGGGTGCGCTCTCGGTCGTCCCCGGAGCGACGTTGGTCGGTCTCTTCGTCTGGCCCGACCTGCTGGTAGCCGGGGTACACGTCGATAGCGTCGGCAGCCTCTCGACGCTCGACGGGACGCCCGGCCCCCTGCTCGTCGTGTTCGTCCTCTACACCTACGTCGTGAACACGGGGGCCCTGGTACTGCTGGCCCAGCACTACCGCGAAGCCGGCGACCAGGTCCGCCCGCAGACGGGGGCGTTGCTCGTCGCCGGCGCGCTCCCCTTCACGGCCAGCATCGCCAGCCTGCTCGGAGTGACCCCGTTCCAGCCGGTCGATCTGACCCCGTTCGTGTTCGCCGTCACGAACGTCCTCGTCCTCCTCGCACTGTTCCGGTACGAGCTGTTCCGTCTCGTTCCGGTCGCCCGGACGACCCTGGTGGAGGAGCTGACCGACGGCGTGCTCGTGGTGGCACCCGGCGGCGGCATCATCGACGCCAATCTGGCAGCCGAGACGCTCCTCGGGATCGACGGACTGGCCGGGAGCCACATCGACGATGTCCCGTACGACCTCGGCCTCGACGACGTGGACGCCACCGACCGACCGACGTTCACCACCGACGGCGGGAGCCGTCACGTCGAGGTCGATGTCTCGACCATCCGGACGCCGAACGAGGGTGCCAGCGGCTCTCTCGTCGTCCTCCACGACGTGACCGAGCAGCGCGAGCGCGAGGCACTCCTCGAGGAGACGAACGAGCGCCTCGAGGAGTTTGCGAGCGTCGTCAGCCACGACCTCCGCAACCCGCTGGCCATCTCGCAGGGCTACGTCGAACTCCTCCAGGACCGCCACGACGACCCCGAACTGGAGGAGATAGCCGACGCGAACGACCGGATGCAGGAGATCATCGACGACACGCTGTCGCTCGCTCGCATGGAGACCAACTCCCTCGACGAGGAGTGGGTGCCGCTGCGGGAGGCGGCCACCGATGCCTGGCACGTCGTCGATACCGGTGGGGCCAGGCTCGCGATCGAAGCTGACGGCTCGGTGTACGCGGACCCCGGTCGGCTCCAAACCCTGTTCGAGAACTGTTTCCGGAACAGCGTGGAACACGGGGCAACGAGCGGTCGGACGACGTCCGACGACCCGCACGAGCACGGTGCTCCGGGCGACACCACCGAGCTCTCCGTCAGCGTCGGCACGCTCGCCGACGGGTTCTACGTCGCCGACGACGGGGTCGGCATCCCCGAGTCAATCCGCGACGACATCTTCGAGACGGGTGTCTCCGCCGACGAGGACGGCACCGGCTTCGGGCTCGCTATCGTCGAGCGCGTCGCCAGCGATCACGGGTGGACCGTCGAACTCGGCGACGCGTCCGAGGGTGCCCGGTTCGATGTACGGGGCGTCGACGTGCGTGAACGGGAGAACTGA